In Zingiber officinale cultivar Zhangliang chromosome 3A, Zo_v1.1, whole genome shotgun sequence, the DNA window TTAGGACCATaataagggaggtaaatcatgatgATTGAGAGGTAAGACGGATGTAAAGGTGAATTGTGTCAAAGTGTAGGGATTTACTCCCCGTCAATCCTATAATTTGACCCTTCATTCATTGGACAAATCTGTCATCATTTACCATCTCAGCTAAGCCCGTGGGGGCAGAAGTATATTCGAACATGATAGGATTAGATGTGGTATACATTTTGTGGAGCTAATATGGATATGAATGAAGTTTCTAAATAGAAATAAGGTTTGCATTTGATGACTTTATGATGATGATCATTTAATGGTTAATAACAAGCCATATATATGCAATTGACTTCACTTCTTACTAACTAACTGAATATACACAATCCACTTCACTTCTATGAAGATAGAACCGTTTAACTATGTTTTCCCTCCACTATAGATTTAAGTATATGTAAATTAGAGTCTTACATACTAATTTATATTAATTGAGATGGACTAAGAGTTTCCATATTCAGGTATTATACAAGTTCATGTTTTATGCTATTGAGTATCTGAATAGTAAAAtaagaatataatttttttaaattaatcttTATGTTGTTATTTAGTAATATCAATTGTTGACAAGGATACTTTTTAGTTGTGAATTGAAATTAACTTATGCTTTATATTTTAGTTGTATTTTatcattaatatatatttttattatatataacaAAAAATATATGTTTTCGTATTGCATCCTACTATTTTATGTTAGTTTTATTCATCTAGTAGGTATCATCTAATTAGATTAATTGGTTTAGATATATTGTGCATTTAAATTTTAGCTAGATAATGAGATACTTGTAGTTACATAGTTCAATTTATATGGTGAACAAATTGCAGGTATTATTTTTTGGTCTAAATGCTAGCTAATTGGCCTTTATTGAGAATTAATTATACTAGGCTAAGTTTACTAGTAGTACGAAGTCTCATTGAGCTTAGAATATCTCCTAGAAATACAACAAGGGAAGATAGATAAACATATTCACAATTATTTCTTAGAGCTTCATGAGCCAATTTGTTAGCCATTCCATTCCCACTGTTACAGTATGAAGCACTCTCTTCCAAGTAAGGCTCAAAGTCAATTCACCCATTATCTACCAGTAGGTGGTTCTTCTCTTCTACCATTGAGGTTCTCGCTTGTGACGAGGTCATCTATTGCCACTTCATTGCTCTAATCCGAGTGTCTCATGCCCGTAGTCACCTATCTCAATTGGCTAGAGCTCCACTTATAAGATGAACCTGATTCCAACTTCATGAAGCCTTCAATGGCCATGTCCATCTTTAACCTTCAATGCTTGATAGTTGATTCTACTATTCTTAGTTTGTATGTTTTAGTTATCATTTAAATCTATAACATGCTGATATTTGTATTGGGAAACAGAGTAGTCAACAGGAGTATCTGAAACTTAAGGCACGTGTTGAAGCTTTGCAGCGATCTCAAAGGTGAACTACTTTGTTTCTTGAGCTTAGCTAAGCAAAATACATTGGATGACAATCTCTCAAGTAGAAatacagaaagaaaaaaaagacatGGTTATGGCTTGACCTTTTTACTATTGATTCTTAAAAGGATCTTTTTGATTTCAGAAATTTATTGGGTGAGGATTTGGGGCCGCTCACAATCAAGGATCTTGAACAACTAGAGCGGCAACTTGATGTCTCATTACTACACATAAGATCAACAAGGGTAACAAATAGACATTACTTTCTACTATTTACTTGCTAAATTTCTTGTATTGATTTGTATATTTTATTGTGAATGGTTTGTAACATATAGTCGATACTAAACTTTGTCTTTCTCAGACACAGTTTATGCTTGATCAACTCACAGATCTCCAAAGACGGGTACTAAATACTAAAATATGCAAATTGCTTTAGATAACAATCATTTTGTATTTCTCAAGGCAATTAGTAACAAGATTGTTGATCCTGACAGGAACAAATGCTTTGTGAAGCTAACAAGGCTTTGAAGAGAAGAGTAAGCAGCTAACGTTACCTGCTAACTATATAGTCTCAGTGCATTAGTacattttaagtattttttaattctatttttcAGATAATATCATcctttaatcaaatttataaacaaaagttaaatttaaaattgtttaattttttttttatcaacactATATATAGTCAAATCGTATTCTGGAATTACATAATGATATTAATCAAATTGAGAAACTTGTCATGGTTTCTTATAGTTAAATGAAAGCCCCCAAGCCAACCAACAGCTGTGGGATCCAAGTACTGATGGCATACCTTATGGTCGTCCCCAACTTCAACCACAGGGCGATGGGTTCTTTCAACCCATAGTTCAACAAATAGAATGTGAACCTACACTTCAGATTGGGTAATTCGATCCTTATTCTATTCCGTTTAATTCATCTCTTGTAGAAAGGATGTTTTGGATGAGTAATGGCTGATCATCTACcaacaaatttaatttaatttaatttatatgtaCGATCTCCTTTTTCTGTTCCAGTTATCATCCAGATCAAATTGCAACAATTGCTGCAACAGCACCAGGGCCAAGTGTGAGCAGCTACATGCCTACAGGATGGATTTTGTAACAACAATTATCAAATCTAAATTGCATCTCTGTGTGTTGTGTTGTATGTCAGTAAACCTTTGTTTCTACTGCAAATTCCGAAGGCCTATCCTTCACTAGATATTTGTTTGTGGTCACTAGATACATAACTATCCCATAAAGGAGCAATTGCAATATGTTTCTCCTTGAATGCTTTAGATAATTAGGAATTCTGAAAATTTGCAGCTAGAAATACAACGAAACACACACCATCTCAATCATATTGTAGCGAGGAattagaaaagtttttaaaaggaaATGAATAATTAGTTAGCCGGTGTAGATGTGGACACCGATGGCGATGAGGAAGATGGTGAGGACAGCAAAGTAGAGGATGGCATGGACGAGGATGGAGACACCGCTGGTTTGCATGTTGCCGAACTCTACCACTCTCCCCCTCGCCGGCAGTTGGATCAGGAGCCCTGGCGAGAGCAGCACAAACAGTACTGCCGCGATCACCACAGGACCCCAATCTGCCATCGATCAGCCTGCTGAGGTAAATGCAATAACTAGTGTTGCCTCCCAATTTCCATGGGTTCATT includes these proteins:
- the LOC122051076 gene encoding uncharacterized protein LOC122051076, producing MADWGPVVIAAVLFVLLSPGLLIQLPARGRVVEFGNMQTSGVSILVHAILYFAVLTIFLIAIGVHIYTG
- the LOC122051075 gene encoding agamous-like MADS-box protein MADS4, which codes for MGRGRVELRRIENKINRQVTFAKRRNGLLKKAYELSVLCDAEVALIVFSTRGKLYEFSSSSSILKTLERYQKCNYGAPEPNTISREIQSSQQEYLKLKARVEALQRSQRNLLGEDLGPLTIKDLEQLERQLDVSLLHIRSTRTQFMLDQLTDLQRREQMLCEANKALKRRLNESPQANQQLWDPSTDGIPYGRPQLQPQGDGFFQPIVQQIECEPTLQIGYHPDQIATIAATAPGPSVSSYMPTGWIL